A window of Jannaschia sp. M317 contains these coding sequences:
- the rplP gene encoding 50S ribosomal protein L16: MLQPKRTKFRKQFKGSIKGQAKGGSDLNFGTYGLKATEPERVTARQIEAARRAMTRHMKRQGRVWIRIFPDVPVTSKPVEVRMGKGKGSVDYWACKVKPGRVMFEIDGVTDAVAREALRLAAMKLPVKTRTVVREDW; the protein is encoded by the coding sequence ATGTTGCAACCGAAACGGACAAAGTTCCGCAAGCAGTTCAAAGGCTCGATCAAGGGTCAGGCGAAGGGCGGGTCCGACCTGAACTTCGGCACCTACGGCCTCAAGGCCACCGAGCCGGAGCGGGTCACCGCCCGTCAGATCGAAGCCGCACGTCGTGCCATGACGCGTCACATGAAGCGTCAGGGCCGCGTCTGGATCCGGATCTTCCCGGACGTGCCCGTCACCTCCAAGCCGGTCGAAGTCCGGATGGGTAAAGGTAAGGGTTCGGTCGATTACTGGGCCTGCAAGGTCAAGCCGGGTCGCGTGATGTTCGAGATCGACGGCGTCACCGATGCCGTCGCTCGCGAAGCGCTGCGCCTCGCCGCGATGAAGCTGCCGGTCAAGACCCGCACTGTGGTGCGCGAAGACTGGTAA
- the rpsC gene encoding 30S ribosomal protein S3: MGNKVNPIGMRLQVNRTWDSRWYADTKDYGDLLLEDLKMREFIEEECKQAGVSRVIIERPHKKCRVTVHTARPGVIIGKKGADIEVLRKKLAAMTDSELHLNIVEVRKPELDAQLVGESIAQQLERRVSFRRAMKRSVQNAMRMGALGIRINMAGRLGGAEIARTEWYREGRVPLHTLRADIDYAHSEAETPYGIIGIKVWIFKGEIMEHDPAARDRKAQELQDGPTPRGAGGRRDDRGPRGPRR, encoded by the coding sequence ATGGGTAACAAAGTCAATCCCATCGGGATGCGTCTCCAGGTCAACCGCACCTGGGACAGCCGCTGGTACGCCGACACCAAGGACTACGGTGATCTGCTGCTCGAAGACCTCAAGATGCGCGAGTTCATCGAAGAGGAATGCAAGCAGGCCGGCGTCAGCCGCGTCATCATCGAGCGTCCGCACAAGAAGTGCCGCGTCACGGTCCACACGGCGCGTCCGGGTGTGATCATCGGCAAGAAGGGCGCCGACATCGAGGTGCTTCGCAAGAAGCTGGCCGCGATGACGGACTCGGAATTGCACCTCAACATCGTCGAGGTCCGCAAGCCCGAGTTGGACGCACAGCTGGTCGGCGAAAGCATCGCCCAGCAGCTGGAGCGTCGCGTCTCTTTCCGCCGCGCCATGAAGCGGTCGGTGCAGAACGCCATGCGGATGGGTGCCCTGGGCATCCGGATCAACATGGCCGGTCGTCTCGGCGGTGCCGAGATTGCGCGGACCGAATGGTACCGCGAAGGCCGGGTGCCGCTGCACACGCTGCGCGCCGACATCGACTACGCCCACAGCGAAGCCGAGACCCCCTATGGCATCATCGGGATCAAGGTCTGGATCTTCAAAGGCGAAATCATGGAGCATGATCCCGCAGCCCGTGACCGCAAGGCGCAGGAACTGCAGGACGGTCCGACCCCTCGTGGGGCAGGTGGCCGCCGTGACGACCGCGGTCCCCGCGGCCCGCGCCGGTAA
- the rplV gene encoding 50S ribosomal protein L22, whose amino-acid sequence MGKEKNPRRVADNEAMAKVRSLRTSPQKLNLVAAMIRGKKVEKALQDLTFSKKRIAIDVKKCLQSAIANAENNHNLDVDELVVAEAYVGKNLTMKRGRPRARGRFGKIVKPFSELTILVRQVEATVGEQA is encoded by the coding sequence ATGGGCAAGGAAAAGAATCCCCGCCGCGTGGCTGACAACGAAGCCATGGCAAAGGTGCGCTCGCTGCGCACGTCTCCGCAGAAGCTGAACCTCGTTGCCGCCATGATCCGCGGCAAGAAGGTGGAAAAGGCCCTGCAGGACCTGACCTTCTCCAAGAAGCGGATCGCGATCGACGTGAAGAAGTGCCTTCAGTCGGCCATCGCCAACGCCGAGAACAACCATAACCTCGACGTCGACGAGCTGGTCGTGGCCGAGGCATATGTCGGCAAGAACCTGACCATGAAGCGCGGTCGCCCGCGGGCCCGTGGTCGTTTTGGCAAGATCGTCAAGCCGTTCTCGGAACTGACGATCCTGGTGCGCCAGGTTGAAGCAACCGTAGGGGAGCAAGCGTAA
- the rpsS gene encoding 30S ribosomal protein S19 — MSRSVWKGPFVDAYVLKKAEASRESGRNEVIKIWSRRSTILPQFVGLTFGVYNGHKHIPVNVSEDMIGQKFGEYSPTRTYYGHAADKKAKRK, encoded by the coding sequence ATGAGCCGTTCCGTCTGGAAAGGGCCTTTCGTGGACGCTTATGTCCTGAAGAAGGCCGAAGCTTCCCGCGAGTCGGGCCGCAACGAGGTCATCAAGATCTGGTCGCGCCGCTCCACCATCCTGCCGCAGTTCGTTGGTCTGACGTTTGGCGTCTACAACGGGCACAAGCACATTCCCGTCAACGTGTCCGAAGATATGATCGGTCAGAAGTTTGGCGAATATTCCCCGACGCGCACCTACTACGGTCACGCCGCGGACAAAAAAGCCAAGAGGAAGTAA
- the rplB gene encoding 50S ribosomal protein L2: MALKSYKPTTPGQRGLVLIDRSELWKGRPVKALTEGLTKNGGRNNTGRITMRRKGGGAKRLYRIVDFKRNKLDVQANVERIEYDPNRTAFIALIRYTDGEAAYILAPQRLAIGDRVVASAKADIKPGNAMPFSGMPIGTIVHNIELKPGKGGQIARAAGTYAQFVGRDGGYAQIRLSSGELRLVRQECMATVGAVSNPDNSNQNIGKAGRNRHKGIRPSVRGVVMNPIDHPHGGGEGRTSGGRHPVTPWGKPTKGARTRNKNKASQKLIIRSRHAKKKGR, translated from the coding sequence ATGGCACTTAAGTCGTATAAGCCGACGACGCCGGGCCAGCGTGGGCTGGTTCTGATCGACCGTTCGGAGCTGTGGAAAGGTCGCCCTGTCAAGGCGCTGACCGAAGGTCTCACCAAGAATGGTGGCCGCAACAACACCGGACGGATCACGATGCGCCGCAAAGGCGGGGGCGCCAAGCGTCTCTATCGGATCGTCGATTTCAAACGCAACAAGCTGGACGTTCAGGCGAACGTGGAGCGGATCGAGTATGACCCGAACCGGACCGCCTTCATCGCCTTGATCCGCTACACCGACGGTGAAGCCGCCTATATCCTGGCCCCGCAGCGTCTCGCCATCGGCGACCGCGTGGTGGCCTCGGCCAAGGCGGACATCAAGCCGGGCAACGCGATGCCGTTCTCGGGCATGCCGATCGGTACGATCGTCCACAACATCGAGCTGAAGCCCGGCAAGGGCGGCCAGATCGCGCGCGCCGCGGGCACCTATGCCCAGTTCGTCGGTCGTGACGGTGGCTACGCCCAGATCCGCCTGTCGTCGGGCGAACTGCGCCTGGTGCGTCAGGAATGCATGGCCACGGTTGGCGCGGTTTCGAACCCCGACAACTCGAACCAGAACATCGGTAAGGCCGGTCGCAACCGCCACAAGGGCATCCGCCCGTCCGTGCGTGGTGTCGTGATGAACCCGATCGATCACCCGCATGGTGGTGGTGAGGGTCGGACCTCGGGTGGTCGTCACCCCGTCACGCCCTGGGGCAAGCCGACCAAGGGTGCCCGCACCCGCAACAAGAACAAGGCGTCGCAGAAGCTGATCATCCGCTCGCGTCACGCCAAGAAGAAAGGCCGCTAA
- a CDS encoding 50S ribosomal protein L23, translating to MNTYDVIRKPIITEKATMASEANGVVFEVSIDANKPQIKAAVEELFGVKVKAVNTTITKGKVKRFRGQLGKRKDVKKAYVTLEEGNTIDVTTGL from the coding sequence ATGAACACCTATGACGTGATCCGCAAGCCGATCATCACCGAGAAGGCCACCATGGCCTCCGAGGCGAATGGCGTGGTTTTCGAAGTTTCGATCGACGCCAACAAGCCGCAGATCAAGGCCGCCGTCGAAGAACTGTTCGGCGTCAAGGTGAAGGCCGTGAACACGACCATCACCAAGGGCAAGGTCAAGCGTTTCCGCGGCCAGTTGGGCAAGCGGAAGGACGTGAAGAAGGCCTATGTGACGCTCGAAGAGGGCAACACGATCGACGTGACGACCGGCCTGTAA
- the rplD gene encoding 50S ribosomal protein L4 has product MKLDVIKMDGSAAGSVELNDDLFGLEPRRDILFRVVRWQRNKAQAGTHKVKTRSEVSYSTKKIVRQKGSGGARHGSRKAPIFRKGGVYKGPTPRSHAHELTKKVRRLGLMHALSSKAQAGKLVVLEDLNVEAGKTSALAKQVANLGWKRALIIDGASINEDFAQAARNLETVDVLPSMGANVYDILKRDTLVLTKAGVEALEARLK; this is encoded by the coding sequence ATGAAACTCGACGTCATCAAGATGGACGGGTCGGCCGCCGGCTCCGTCGAGCTGAACGACGATTTGTTCGGGTTGGAGCCGCGCCGCGACATCCTGTTCCGCGTCGTCCGTTGGCAGCGTAACAAGGCGCAGGCCGGGACCCACAAGGTCAAGACCCGCTCCGAAGTCAGCTACTCGACCAAGAAGATCGTTCGTCAGAAAGGCTCCGGCGGCGCACGCCACGGGTCCCGCAAGGCACCGATCTTCCGCAAGGGTGGTGTTTACAAGGGCCCGACGCCCCGCAGCCACGCCCACGAGCTGACCAAGAAGGTCCGTCGTCTGGGTCTGATGCATGCGCTCTCGTCCAAGGCACAGGCCGGCAAGCTGGTCGTGTTGGAAGATCTGAACGTCGAGGCGGGCAAGACCTCCGCTCTGGCCAAGCAGGTCGCGAACCTGGGCTGGAAGCGTGCGCTGATCATCGACGGGGCTTCGATCAACGAAGACTTCGCGCAGGCTGCGCGGAACCTGGAAACCGTGGACGTGCTGCCCTCGATGGGCGCGAACGTCTACGACATCCTCAAGCGTGACACGCTCGTGCTCACGAAGGCGGGTGTCGAAGCGCTGGAGGCTCGGCTGAAATGA
- the rplC gene encoding 50S ribosomal protein L3, whose amino-acid sequence MLRSGVIAKKVGMTRLFMEDGKQIPVTVLQLDELQVIGNRTAEKHGYTAVQLGTGAAKVKRTSQAMRGVFKAAGVEPKRKIVEFRVDEDNLIEVGEEIIADHYFEGQYVDVSGTSIGKGFAGAMKRWNFGGLRATHGVSISHRSHGSTGQCQDPGKVFKGKKMAGHMGAARVTTQNLQVVRTDTDRGLIMVKGAVPGSKGGWVTVKDAVKKPFPENAIVPAALMSAKREAIKAAEEAAAAAEAEAKAAEEALAAEQAAAEEAALKEAEAQIAEEGSNTDNSDAEKKEGDA is encoded by the coding sequence ATGCTGCGTTCCGGAGTGATCGCCAAGAAGGTGGGTATGACCCGCCTGTTCATGGAAGACGGGAAACAGATCCCCGTCACCGTCCTGCAGCTCGACGAGCTTCAGGTCATCGGCAACCGCACGGCTGAAAAGCATGGCTACACGGCCGTCCAGCTGGGCACGGGTGCCGCCAAGGTCAAGCGCACGTCGCAAGCGATGCGCGGTGTCTTCAAGGCCGCGGGCGTCGAGCCCAAGCGCAAGATCGTCGAGTTCCGCGTGGACGAGGACAATCTGATCGAAGTGGGCGAGGAAATCATCGCCGACCACTACTTCGAAGGTCAGTATGTCGACGTCTCCGGCACCTCGATCGGTAAGGGTTTTGCCGGTGCGATGAAGCGTTGGAACTTCGGGGGCCTGCGCGCGACGCACGGTGTCTCGATCTCCCACCGTTCGCACGGCTCCACCGGTCAGTGTCAGGACCCCGGCAAGGTGTTCAAGGGCAAGAAGATGGCCGGTCACATGGGTGCTGCCCGCGTGACCACGCAGAACCTGCAGGTCGTCCGCACCGACACCGACCGTGGCCTGATCATGGTCAAGGGTGCGGTCCCCGGATCGAAGGGTGGCTGGGTCACCGTCAAGGATGCGGTCAAGAAGCCGTTCCCCGAGAACGCCATCGTTCCCGCGGCCCTGATGTCCGCAAAGCGCGAAGCGATCAAGGCCGCCGAAGAGGCCGCCGCCGCCGCAGAAGCCGAAGCCAAAGCCGCTGAGGAGGCCCTGGCCGCCGAGCAGGCCGCAGCCGAGGAAGCCGCGCTGAAGGAAGCCGAAGCGCAGATCGCCGAAGAGGGGTCCAACACGGACAACTCCGACGCGGAGAAGAAGGAAGGTGACGCATGA
- the rpsJ gene encoding 30S ribosomal protein S10 produces the protein MKSQNIRIRLKAFDYRVLDASTQEIVNTAKRTGAQVRGPIPLPNKIEKFTVLRGPHIDKKSRDQWEIRTHKRMLDIVDPTPQTVDALMKLDLAAGVDVQISV, from the coding sequence ATGAAAAGCCAGAACATCCGCATCCGGCTCAAGGCGTTCGATTACCGCGTGCTGGACGCCAGCACCCAGGAAATCGTCAACACCGCCAAGCGTACCGGTGCCCAGGTTCGCGGGCCTATCCCGCTGCCGAACAAGATCGAGAAATTCACCGTCCTGCGTGGCCCGCACATCGACAAGAAGTCGCGCGACCAGTGGGAAATCCGCACGCACAAGCGGATGCTCGATATCGTTGACCCGACCCCGCAGACCGTGGACGCGCTCATGAAGCTCGACCTGGCCGCCGGCGTCGACGTCCAGATTTCGGTCTGA
- a CDS encoding methyl-accepting chemotaxis protein — protein MWVKMVRTGLVRAPMARLTRIARASRTVVDTLVFRVTAMAVMILVVGLTISSVFGFSRLEREMQLEFRSSSELQAYLLSDRIGALVRAWDAQRAEETTREVIGLRNVAIVAARAFDDTGSPVYSVETAGVVGLFDQLPDPSLDAPYGTRMQGGFLVSLVPIQSAVGRSGPRAGLLEVVFETDRIDAILALERRTGVVLVAVLASVLGLAIMALLWVQVSRPIDRILTVMKAISEDRTDVFLPPGGATEVRRIKGMLNVFRANVRTRQDLAARGREAEAEARALQEDRLAAEAEERAAEAARARDEVTAAKEKLLLQRQLQDDLGEILAAASEGLFDRDLDVDGAPDDQRVLRVMINTLLERVDSGIGEVTDVLMRLERGDLSARMQGEHRGAFAQLQGSANALGSHLEGAMRKLSQQAEGILEESSGLAASAHLLAARTERTADSLTETTHALDQIAGTIASTAEMTGRMRAFADASEQEAERTGTVVKDAILAMQAIKSASAQISRTLGVIDDIAFQTNLLALNAGVEAARAGEAGRGFAVVASEVRALALRASSAARQIGGLIESSSSEIDKGESQVERTGASLSTLSARIVEIGRQVSEIAASADAQSDAAREINRALGEIDAATKENSAMFEEVSNANQSLNSAASQMLSLMAAFEVSDRKVGPTPGQEAA, from the coding sequence ATGTGGGTGAAAATGGTCCGGACCGGGCTGGTCCGCGCGCCCATGGCACGTCTGACCCGGATCGCCCGCGCGTCGCGGACCGTCGTCGACACGCTCGTCTTTCGCGTCACGGCCATGGCCGTGATGATCCTGGTCGTGGGTCTCACGATCAGTTCCGTCTTCGGGTTCTCCCGCCTGGAGCGGGAGATGCAGCTGGAATTTCGCTCCTCTTCCGAGTTGCAGGCCTATCTTCTGTCGGACCGTATCGGTGCGCTCGTCCGCGCCTGGGACGCGCAGCGCGCGGAGGAGACGACGCGCGAGGTCATTGGTCTGAGAAACGTCGCCATCGTCGCGGCCCGCGCCTTTGATGACACAGGCTCACCCGTCTATTCGGTCGAGACTGCGGGTGTTGTCGGTCTGTTTGACCAATTGCCCGATCCGTCATTGGATGCGCCCTATGGGACCAGGATGCAGGGTGGATTTCTCGTCTCGCTGGTGCCGATCCAATCTGCCGTGGGCCGGTCCGGCCCACGCGCGGGCCTGCTGGAAGTCGTCTTTGAAACGGACCGAATCGACGCGATCCTCGCGCTTGAAAGGCGCACCGGTGTGGTCCTTGTCGCGGTCCTGGCCAGTGTTCTGGGCCTGGCCATCATGGCGCTGCTCTGGGTTCAGGTGTCGCGCCCGATTGACCGGATCCTGACCGTGATGAAGGCGATTTCCGAGGATCGGACCGATGTCTTTCTGCCCCCTGGCGGCGCGACCGAAGTGCGCCGGATAAAAGGTATGCTGAATGTCTTTCGGGCCAATGTCCGGACCCGTCAGGATCTTGCCGCGCGCGGTCGCGAGGCCGAGGCCGAAGCGCGCGCCCTACAGGAGGACCGTCTTGCCGCTGAAGCGGAGGAGCGCGCCGCAGAGGCGGCCCGCGCGCGCGACGAGGTCACGGCGGCCAAGGAAAAGCTGTTGTTGCAGCGCCAGTTGCAGGACGATCTGGGCGAGATTCTGGCCGCCGCCTCTGAAGGTCTGTTCGACCGCGATCTGGACGTCGACGGCGCGCCCGACGACCAGCGGGTCCTGCGCGTGATGATCAATACCCTGCTGGAACGTGTCGACAGCGGTATCGGCGAGGTAACCGACGTTTTGATGCGCCTGGAACGTGGCGACCTGTCGGCCCGGATGCAAGGGGAACACAGGGGCGCGTTCGCGCAATTGCAGGGCTCCGCCAATGCGCTTGGCAGTCATCTGGAGGGCGCGATGCGCAAGCTGTCGCAGCAGGCAGAGGGGATTCTCGAAGAAAGCAGTGGGCTTGCAGCTTCGGCACATCTTCTGGCGGCGCGGACGGAACGGACAGCCGACAGTCTCACCGAAACGACACATGCCCTTGATCAGATCGCCGGGACCATCGCCTCCACTGCCGAAATGACGGGGCGTATGCGGGCCTTTGCCGATGCCTCCGAGCAGGAGGCGGAGCGTACGGGGACCGTGGTGAAGGACGCCATCCTGGCGATGCAGGCGATCAAATCGGCCTCGGCGCAGATTTCGCGCACGTTGGGCGTGATCGACGATATCGCATTCCAGACGAACCTCCTTGCGCTGAACGCAGGGGTCGAGGCCGCCCGCGCCGGTGAGGCGGGGCGTGGTTTTGCCGTGGTCGCCTCCGAAGTGCGGGCGCTGGCCTTGCGGGCGTCCAGTGCGGCGCGGCAGATCGGTGGCCTGATCGAGAGCAGCTCCAGCGAGATCGACAAGGGTGAAAGCCAGGTTGAACGCACGGGCGCATCGCTTTCAACGCTGAGCGCGCGCATCGTCGAGATCGGGCGACAGGTGTCCGAAATCGCAGCCTCTGCCGATGCACAGTCGGATGCCGCGCGGGAAATCAACCGCGCCCTGGGCGAGATCGATGCAGCCACAAAAGAGAACAGCGCAATGTTCGAAGAGGTAAGCAACGCCAACCAGTCGCTCAATAGCGCGGCCTCGCAAATGCTGTCTCTGATGGCCGCCTTCGAGGTGTCGGATCGCAAGGTCGGCCCCACGCCAGGACAGGAAGCCGCCTGA
- the tuf gene encoding elongation factor Tu, producing MAKAKFERNKPHVNIGTIGHVDHGKTTLTAAITKYFGDFKAYDQIDGAPEEKARGITISTAHVEYETEARHYAHVDCPGHADYVKNMITGAAQMDGAILVVNAADGPMPQTREHILLGRQVGIPTMVVYMNKVDQVDDEELLELVEMEIRELLSSYEYPGDDIPVIPGSALAAMEGRDEEIGENSIRKLMEAVDTWIPTPERAVDQPFLMPVEDVFSISGRGTVVTGRVERGVINVGDEIEIVGIRDTKKTTCTGVEMFRKLLDRGEAGDNIGALLRGVDRDGVERGQVLCKPGSVQPHTKFEAEAYILTKEEGGRHTPFFANYRPQFYFRTTDVTGTVNLPEGTEMVMPGDNLKFDVELIAPIAMENGLRFAIREGGRTVGAGVVSKITE from the coding sequence ATGGCGAAGGCAAAGTTCGAACGTAACAAACCGCACGTGAACATCGGCACGATCGGTCACGTTGACCACGGCAAGACGACGCTGACGGCGGCGATCACGAAGTACTTCGGCGACTTCAAGGCCTACGACCAGATCGACGGCGCCCCCGAAGAGAAGGCCCGCGGCATCACGATCTCGACGGCGCACGTCGAGTACGAGACCGAGGCGCGTCACTACGCCCACGTCGACTGCCCCGGCCACGCCGACTACGTCAAGAACATGATCACCGGTGCCGCCCAGATGGACGGCGCGATCCTGGTTGTGAACGCGGCCGACGGCCCGATGCCCCAGACGCGCGAGCACATCCTGCTGGGTCGCCAGGTCGGCATCCCGACCATGGTCGTCTACATGAACAAGGTCGACCAGGTCGACGACGAGGAGCTCTTGGAGCTCGTCGAGATGGAGATCCGCGAGCTGCTGTCGTCCTACGAGTATCCGGGCGACGACATTCCCGTGATCCCCGGCTCGGCTCTGGCTGCGATGGAAGGCCGCGACGAAGAGATCGGCGAGAACTCCATCCGCAAGCTGATGGAAGCCGTCGACACCTGGATCCCGACGCCCGAGCGTGCGGTTGACCAGCCCTTCCTGATGCCGGTCGAGGACGTTTTCTCGATCTCGGGTCGTGGTACGGTTGTGACCGGTCGTGTCGAGCGTGGCGTGATCAACGTGGGCGACGAGATCGAGATCGTCGGCATCCGCGACACCAAGAAGACGACCTGCACGGGCGTCGAGATGTTCCGCAAGCTGCTGGACCGTGGTGAGGCGGGCGACAACATCGGCGCGCTGCTGCGTGGTGTGGATCGTGACGGCGTTGAGCGCGGTCAGGTTCTGTGCAAGCCGGGTTCGGTTCAGCCGCACACGAAGTTCGAGGCCGAGGCCTACATCCTGACCAAGGAAGAGGGTGGCCGTCACACGCCGTTCTTCGCGAACTACCGCCCGCAGTTCTACTTCCGCACGACGGATGTGACCGGCACGGTGAACCTGCCCGAGGGCACGGAGATGGTGATGCCGGGCGACAACCTGAAGTTCGACGTCGAGCTGATCGCGCCGATCGCGATGGAAAACGGCCTGCGCTTCGCGATCCGCGAAGGTGGCCGCACCGTCGGTGCCGGCGTGGTGTCGAAGATCACCGAGTAA
- the fusA gene encoding elongation factor G: MARDYPLDRYRNFGIMAHIDAGKTTCSERILFYTGKSHNIGEVHDGAATMDWMEQEQERGITITSAATTTFWERTENGVEPDSAKHRLNIIDTPGHVDFTIEVERSLAVLDGAVCVLDANAGVEPQTETVWRQADRYKVPRMVFVNKMDKIGADFFNCVRMIEDRTGARAVPVGIPIGAETELEGLIDLVTMEEWLWQGEDLGASWIKAPIRDSLKAMADEWRGKMIEAAVEMDDDAMEAYLMDAAEPDVATLRALIRKGCLSLSFVPVLGGSAFKNKGVQPLLNAVIDYLPSPMDVVDYMGFKPGDETETRNIPRRADDNMAFSGLAFKIMNDPFVGSLTFTRIYSGVLNKGDTLQNTTKGKKERVGRMMMMHSNNREEITEAFAGDIIALAGLKDTTTGDTLSDVNDQVVLETMTFPDPVIEIAVEPKTKADQEKMSQGLQRLAAEDPSFRVETDLESGQTIMKGMGELHLDILVDRLKREFKVEANIGAPQVAYRETIGHEVEHTYTHKKQSGGSGQFAEVKLLISPTEAGEGFSFESKIVGGAVPKEYIPGVEKGIKSVMDSGPLAGFPVIDFKVQLLDGKFHDVDSSVLAFEIAGRMGMREGMRKAGAKLLEPIMKVEVITPEDYTGGIIGDLTSRRGQVSGQEPRGNAIAIDAFVPLANMFGYINTLRSMSSGRAQFTMQFDHYDPVPQNISDEIQKKFA; the protein is encoded by the coding sequence TACCTCGGCTGCCACCACCACCTTCTGGGAGCGGACCGAGAACGGCGTCGAGCCGGACAGCGCGAAGCACCGCCTGAACATCATCGACACCCCCGGTCACGTTGACTTCACCATCGAGGTCGAGCGTTCGCTCGCCGTTCTCGACGGGGCCGTCTGTGTTCTGGACGCCAACGCCGGTGTCGAGCCGCAGACCGAGACCGTCTGGCGTCAGGCCGACCGCTACAAGGTTCCGCGGATGGTCTTCGTCAACAAGATGGACAAGATCGGCGCCGACTTCTTCAACTGCGTCCGCATGATCGAGGACCGCACCGGTGCGCGCGCCGTCCCCGTCGGTATTCCGATCGGGGCCGAGACCGAGCTGGAAGGCCTGATCGACCTGGTCACCATGGAAGAGTGGCTGTGGCAGGGCGAAGATCTGGGCGCGTCCTGGATCAAGGCTCCGATCCGCGACAGCCTCAAGGCCATGGCCGACGAGTGGCGTGGCAAGATGATCGAAGCCGCCGTCGAAATGGACGACGACGCGATGGAAGCGTACCTGATGGACGCCGCCGAGCCGGACGTTGCGACCCTGCGCGCGCTGATCCGCAAGGGCTGCCTGTCGCTCAGCTTCGTGCCGGTCCTGGGTGGGTCCGCGTTCAAGAACAAGGGCGTTCAGCCTCTGCTCAACGCGGTCATCGACTATCTGCCGTCGCCGATGGACGTGGTCGACTACATGGGCTTCAAACCCGGTGACGAGACCGAGACGCGGAACATCCCGCGCCGCGCCGACGACAACATGGCCTTCTCCGGCCTGGCGTTCAAAATCATGAACGACCCGTTTGTCGGCTCGCTGACCTTCACGCGCATCTACTCGGGCGTTCTGAACAAGGGCGACACGCTCCAGAACACCACCAAGGGCAAGAAAGAGCGCGTCGGTCGGATGATGATGATGCACTCGAACAACCGTGAGGAAATCACGGAAGCCTTCGCAGGCGACATCATCGCGCTGGCCGGCCTGAAGGACACGACGACGGGTGACACCCTGTCGGACGTGAACGATCAGGTCGTTCTCGAAACCATGACCTTCCCCGATCCGGTCATCGAGATCGCCGTCGAGCCCAAGACCAAGGCCGACCAGGAAAAGATGTCCCAGGGCCTGCAGCGGCTTGCCGCCGAGGACCCGTCCTTCCGCGTGGAAACCGACCTGGAATCGGGTCAGACCATCATGAAGGGCATGGGCGAACTTCACCTGGACATCCTGGTTGACCGCCTCAAGCGCGAGTTCAAGGTCGAGGCCAACATCGGTGCCCCGCAGGTTGCCTATCGTGAGACCATCGGCCACGAGGTCGAGCATACCTACACCCACAAGAAGCAGTCGGGTGGGTCCGGTCAGTTCGCCGAAGTGAAGCTGCTGATCTCTCCGACCGAAGCGGGCGAGGGGTTCTCGTTCGAATCCAAGATCGTTGGTGGCGCGGTGCCCAAGGAATACATCCCGGGCGTCGAAAAGGGCATCAAGTCGGTCATGGATTCGGGTCCGCTCGCGGGCTTCCCGGTCATCGACTTCAAGGTCCAGCTGCTCGACGGCAAGTTCCACGACGTCGACTCCTCGGTTCTGGCCTTCGAGATCGCCGGCCGGATGGGCATGCGCGAAGGCATGCGCAAGGCAGGTGCCAAGCTGCTGGAGCCGATCATGAAGGTCGAGGTGATCACGCCCGAGGATTACACCGGCGGTATCATCGGTGACCTGACGTCCCGTCGTGGTCAGGTGTCCGGGCAAGAGCCGCGCGGCAACGCCATCGCGATCGACGCCTTTGTTCCGCTGGCCAACATGTTCGGCTACATCAACACCCTGCGTTCCATGTCTTCGGGCCGCGCGCAGTTCACGATGCAGTTCGACCATTACGATCCGGTCCCGCAGAACATCTCGGACGAGATCCAGAAGAAGTTCGCCTGA